In the genome of Erwinia billingiae Eb661, one region contains:
- a CDS encoding ornithine cyclodeaminase, whose product MTRFVDIEDMRQLVSLSGVAKFISQLVDYIEHDFRRWPEFDKTPRIASHSDIGVIELMPTADAELYGFKYVNGHPQNAFHNQLTVMAFGALAKTATGYPVLLSEFTLATALRTAATSVLGAKYLMRKDARQMAVIGNGAQSEFQIIGFHEVLGLTDFWLYDVDSAATEKLMGNLNACHGIRLHFCRSVEEAVAQADVITTITADKTNATIISSAQVKPGVHLNAVGGDCPGKTELAADILHHAEVYVEFTPQSRIEGEIQQMPADFAVTELWEVINGTRPGRSSVAAVTVFDSVGFAIEDFSALRLINDIATRHNIGRDIALVPSPKNPRDLYSLLVRPE is encoded by the coding sequence ATGACCCGTTTTGTTGATATTGAAGATATGCGCCAGCTGGTCAGCTTATCTGGCGTGGCAAAATTTATAAGTCAACTGGTTGATTATATTGAGCACGATTTCCGCCGCTGGCCTGAGTTTGACAAAACTCCACGTATTGCCAGCCATTCTGACATTGGCGTTATTGAACTGATGCCCACTGCCGATGCCGAGCTTTACGGCTTCAAATACGTTAATGGTCACCCGCAAAACGCATTTCACAACCAGCTTACCGTAATGGCATTTGGCGCACTGGCGAAAACCGCGACCGGCTATCCGGTTCTGCTCAGTGAATTTACCCTTGCCACTGCATTGCGCACCGCTGCCACCTCGGTGCTTGGCGCAAAATATCTGATGCGTAAAGATGCCCGACAAATGGCGGTAATCGGTAACGGCGCACAAAGTGAATTCCAGATCATCGGATTCCATGAAGTATTGGGTTTAACCGATTTCTGGTTATACGACGTTGACAGCGCCGCGACCGAAAAGCTGATGGGCAATCTCAACGCCTGTCACGGCATTCGTCTGCACTTCTGTCGCTCGGTAGAGGAAGCCGTGGCACAGGCCGATGTCATCACCACCATCACTGCTGACAAAACTAACGCAACGATTATTTCATCCGCGCAGGTCAAGCCGGGCGTTCACCTTAATGCGGTGGGGGGGGACTGTCCTGGCAAAACCGAGCTTGCCGCCGATATCCTGCATCATGCCGAAGTGTATGTTGAGTTCACACCACAGTCTCGTATTGAAGGTGAAATTCAGCAGATGCCGGCAGATTTCGCAGTGACGGAATTATGGGAAGTAATCAACGGCACGCGACCAGGGCGTAGCAGCGTTGCGGCAGTCACGGTATTCGACTCTGTCGGTTTCGCCATCGAGGACTTTTCCGCCTTGCGACTGATCAATGATATCGCCACTCGCCATAATATCGGCCGTGACATTGCACTGGTGCCGTCACCGAAAAATCCGCGTGATCTTTACAGCCTGCTGGTTCGCCCGGAGTAA
- a CDS encoding SDR family NAD(P)-dependent oxidoreductase, with protein sequence MGKATALLLAEQGAAVILADLNQEAGEALQHDITSRGKRAEFIRTNIAAEEDVQRMVDTATGCFGRLDGAFNNAGIEMSFKLLHDITLDEWRKRIDVNLTGTFLCMKYEIAAMLKTGGGSIVNTSSIWGQVGGKGISDYSATKHGVNGLTRCAANDYGVDKIRVNSVMPGTIETPMILERASCVTGFEEVLEVARRRHSVQRFGKPEEIATTVAWLLSDQSSFITGAAIPVDGGYLSN encoded by the coding sequence ATGGGCAAAGCAACGGCCTTACTTCTGGCTGAACAGGGAGCTGCGGTTATCCTCGCCGACCTGAATCAGGAAGCAGGAGAAGCACTGCAGCATGACATCACATCCCGAGGCAAACGCGCTGAATTTATACGGACGAATATTGCCGCTGAAGAAGATGTCCAGCGCATGGTTGATACGGCAACCGGTTGCTTTGGTCGTCTGGACGGGGCGTTTAACAATGCGGGTATCGAAATGTCATTCAAACTCCTGCATGACATCACGCTCGACGAGTGGCGTAAGCGCATTGACGTCAATCTGACCGGCACGTTTTTATGTATGAAGTATGAAATTGCCGCAATGCTGAAAACCGGCGGCGGCAGCATCGTTAATACCTCTTCTATCTGGGGACAGGTCGGCGGTAAAGGGATCAGCGATTATTCAGCGACCAAGCATGGCGTTAATGGCCTTACCCGCTGTGCAGCCAATGATTACGGCGTCGATAAAATCCGGGTGAATTCAGTTATGCCGGGTACCATTGAAACGCCAATGATCCTTGAAAGAGCCAGCTGCGTTACAGGTTTCGAAGAAGTGCTTGAGGTGGCCCGCCGTCGCCATTCCGTCCAGCGTTTCGGAAAACCGGAAGAAATCGCGACCACGGTTGCCTGGTTACTCTCAGATCAATCTTCGTTTATCACGGGTGCCGCAATACCGGTTGATGGCGGCTATTTATCTAACTAA
- a CDS encoding methyl-accepting chemotaxis protein, producing the protein MNKILNNISLTAKFAILGLFSLVLFSVPTMLFVSEGNKYIQDKQREVTGVPVENKILALLNLIQRHRAETAIAIATKNPATPSRAQVRDEIENITDVITKDMAKTEGSAAIISKINDVRTQWSQLQQRIDSSQLTLTASLDAHALLIRNLLNANRDVLDFYGLSLDSDINTYRLITSNFSSLPELTESLGKIRAFGTSLLARNESISEADSVRMESLISNGSYNLNLFVQDSEKLFLSDNTLKQKFSADADAAVQEANSALKTAEAIFLNRSMTNQNPKNYAALFTHAINKFSDYAIGGGNELNEMLNAQIKEHRYAQYALLTVLVFIVLLAVIFALVIIRSVTRPVSAASKLALEVAGGDLTSTFTVTGRNETAGLLKALLQMSQRLTLTVENIKSNAVTIATSSEEIARGNGDLSARTEQQAASLAETAASMEQLSSIIGNNADNTRHAAEMANSATSAALRGGEAMESVLASMEKISNSAGQIKEIISVIDGIAFQTNILALNAAVEAARAGEHGKGFAVVASEVRALAQRSAGAAKEIKGLIEQSVEHAEQGISMALDAGEKVKQSVEAIEQTSQLVREISSSSEEQSAGISQINIAVTQMDQVTQQNAVLVEESASSADELASRAASLRDAVSVFRTNAV; encoded by the coding sequence ATGAATAAGATTCTTAACAATATAAGTCTTACCGCCAAATTTGCCATTCTGGGCCTGTTTTCCCTTGTCCTGTTCTCAGTTCCTACCATGCTTTTTGTTTCCGAAGGTAATAAATACATTCAGGATAAGCAAAGGGAGGTAACAGGTGTACCCGTAGAAAATAAGATTTTAGCCCTACTCAATTTGATACAGCGCCATCGTGCAGAAACCGCCATTGCCATTGCAACTAAAAATCCAGCAACACCGTCCCGCGCTCAGGTCAGAGATGAAATTGAAAACATTACTGACGTTATTACTAAAGATATGGCCAAGACAGAAGGCAGCGCTGCCATAATCAGCAAAATTAATGATGTGCGCACACAGTGGAGCCAGCTACAGCAGAGAATCGATTCTTCACAACTGACTCTAACAGCCAGTCTTGATGCGCATGCCCTCCTCATTCGCAACCTTTTGAACGCGAACCGTGATGTGCTGGATTTTTACGGCCTTTCTCTCGATTCAGATATCAACACGTACCGTTTAATTACGAGTAATTTTTCATCATTGCCTGAATTGACCGAAAGCCTTGGGAAAATACGTGCATTCGGCACTTCCCTTCTTGCCCGAAATGAAAGCATAAGTGAAGCAGACTCTGTCCGTATGGAGTCTTTAATCAGTAATGGTTCGTATAACCTGAATTTATTTGTTCAGGATTCTGAAAAACTATTTTTATCTGATAACACACTTAAGCAAAAGTTCAGTGCAGATGCAGATGCAGCCGTTCAGGAGGCAAACAGTGCTCTCAAAACCGCTGAGGCGATTTTTCTTAACCGGAGCATGACGAATCAAAACCCGAAAAACTATGCAGCGCTCTTTACGCACGCTATTAACAAATTCAGCGACTACGCCATTGGTGGAGGTAATGAGCTGAATGAAATGCTGAATGCGCAGATTAAGGAACACCGGTATGCACAATATGCACTACTGACAGTTCTTGTTTTTATCGTCCTGTTGGCAGTAATTTTCGCTCTGGTTATCATTCGCTCCGTTACCAGACCTGTCAGTGCAGCATCAAAGCTGGCGCTTGAAGTCGCAGGTGGTGACCTTACGTCAACATTTACGGTGACAGGACGTAATGAAACTGCCGGACTGCTCAAGGCATTACTGCAAATGAGTCAGCGACTTACACTTACGGTTGAAAACATCAAAAGCAACGCTGTCACTATCGCTACCTCATCTGAAGAAATTGCTCGCGGAAATGGTGATCTTTCTGCGCGAACTGAACAACAGGCAGCCTCTCTGGCTGAGACTGCGGCCAGTATGGAGCAGTTATCGTCAATTATCGGCAATAATGCAGATAACACGCGCCATGCTGCTGAAATGGCCAACTCCGCTACCAGTGCGGCCTTAAGAGGCGGTGAGGCGATGGAGTCAGTGCTGGCTTCAATGGAAAAAATAAGCAACAGTGCGGGGCAGATTAAAGAAATCATCTCCGTTATTGACGGGATAGCGTTTCAGACTAATATTCTTGCTTTAAACGCAGCCGTTGAAGCTGCCCGGGCAGGTGAGCACGGCAAGGGCTTTGCTGTTGTTGCATCTGAAGTCAGGGCACTCGCACAGCGATCGGCTGGAGCGGCGAAGGAGATCAAAGGACTGATTGAGCAGTCAGTTGAGCATGCCGAACAGGGAATTTCGATGGCCCTGGATGCCGGTGAAAAAGTTAAGCAAAGCGTGGAAGCTATTGAGCAGACATCTCAATTAGTCAGAGAGATTTCATCTTCTTCTGAAGAACAGAGTGCGGGCATATCTCAGATAAATATTGCGGTGACACAGATGGATCAGGTTACGCAGCAGAATGCCGTACTGGTTGAAGAGTCTGCTTCATCTGCTGATGAACTTGCAAGCCGGGCCGCAAGCCTGAGGGATGCTGTCAGCGTGTTCCGCACAAACGCTGTATAA
- a CDS encoding isochorismatase family protein: protein MSFEKFTADNAAMLLIDHQVGTMGWAKSMPFEELKRNALMLAKSAAILNMPVVLTSSMEEYAQGPLVEELKTILPEEFEARIKRLGIVNAMDDENFSAAVKATGRKKLIIAGVTNDVCTVYPALTLVAAGFDVQVVADAGASPTKMADDIALRRMDKNGITLTTTNQLIAELAGSWATPQGEKLVQVLMESFQ from the coding sequence ATGAGCTTTGAAAAATTCACCGCTGACAACGCCGCCATGCTGTTAATTGACCATCAGGTCGGCACTATGGGCTGGGCCAAATCCATGCCTTTTGAAGAGTTAAAACGTAATGCGCTGATGCTGGCCAAATCTGCTGCAATTCTGAATATGCCTGTGGTGCTGACCTCAAGCATGGAAGAGTATGCCCAGGGCCCGTTGGTTGAAGAACTGAAAACCATTCTGCCAGAAGAATTTGAAGCACGAATCAAGCGCCTGGGCATCGTTAACGCCATGGACGATGAGAACTTTTCCGCCGCGGTTAAAGCCACCGGCAGAAAGAAACTGATTATTGCGGGCGTGACCAATGACGTTTGTACGGTATACCCGGCACTGACGCTGGTTGCAGCAGGGTTTGACGTACAGGTCGTTGCTGATGCCGGTGCCTCACCAACCAAAATGGCTGATGACATTGCGCTGCGCCGCATGGACAAAAATGGCATTACCCTGACCACAACCAACCAGCTGATTGCTGAGCTGGCAGGAAGCTGGGCAACACCTCAGGGGGAGAAACTGGTCCAGGTATTAATGGAATCCTTTCAGTAA
- a CDS encoding SDR family NAD(P)-dependent oxidoreductase — protein MKYIDVSENSLNDLISLRGRTAVVTGGAIGIGRAIGQRLAEAGASVVIGDLNAEQAQRTAEEFEAYGGKHIGARLDVNDHASVTALAQKAVDETGRLDIWVNNAGIYPSRKVLEIGDEEWARVLDINLRGTFFGAREAAFRMEPNKGVIINIVSTAAFNSSNGANPAHYVASKHAVAGLTKSLAVELGTRGIRTVGVAPTLTETPGVAAKREAGDEVTEALVQYAKGLPLGRLGVPDDIARVVLFAASDLGAFVTGTIIPVDGGDLAR, from the coding sequence ATGAAATATATCGATGTTTCAGAAAACTCACTGAATGACCTTATCTCCTTACGCGGGCGTACAGCGGTTGTCACCGGCGGAGCGATCGGGATTGGTCGCGCCATTGGTCAGCGCCTGGCAGAGGCGGGTGCCAGTGTGGTTATTGGCGATCTGAATGCTGAACAGGCTCAGCGAACGGCCGAAGAGTTCGAGGCATATGGCGGCAAACATATCGGTGCCAGACTGGATGTTAACGATCACGCCTCCGTTACTGCCCTGGCACAGAAGGCAGTTGATGAAACTGGCAGACTCGATATCTGGGTGAATAATGCGGGAATTTACCCTTCACGAAAGGTGCTCGAGATCGGAGACGAGGAGTGGGCGCGGGTGCTGGATATCAACCTGCGTGGAACGTTCTTTGGGGCGCGTGAAGCCGCATTTCGCATGGAGCCAAACAAAGGGGTCATTATCAATATTGTCTCCACGGCTGCATTTAACTCCAGCAATGGCGCAAATCCGGCTCACTATGTTGCATCAAAACACGCTGTTGCCGGACTGACCAAAAGCCTGGCGGTTGAGCTGGGCACCAGGGGTATCAGAACCGTTGGCGTTGCTCCGACGCTCACTGAAACACCCGGCGTTGCGGCAAAACGGGAGGCGGGGGATGAAGTTACTGAGGCCCTGGTGCAGTACGCAAAAGGACTGCCGCTGGGACGACTGGGCGTTCCGGATGACATCGCGCGCGTCGTTTTGTTTGCGGCCTCGGATTTAGGTGCTTTTGTTACGGGGACGATTATTCCGGTTGATGGCGGCGACCTGGCTCGCTGA
- a CDS encoding pirin family protein encodes MLKIENSSKHQHGSGGFGIDILWPGMVQNSDDSGIGAIGRIDQANVKAGTVISMHPHKDDEILTYMRKGRMLHLDTVGNEEEISDTRLMLMNAGHTFQHEERILGEKGESMQCLQIFIRPSETDLAPQVQFHDFGTPYSDNNWRLIAGPENAPLTFRSQTWVQDTRLAEGSELKLPAVPVSNVVRLLYVFEGVARIGEITLNTGESIIIEGDDVHTVTALDNTDLVLFTTDPAAKVFRGGMFSGNMRPRL; translated from the coding sequence ATGCTTAAAATAGAAAACAGCAGTAAACATCAGCATGGCTCTGGCGGTTTCGGTATCGATATCCTCTGGCCGGGCATGGTGCAGAATTCAGACGACAGTGGTATTGGGGCAATCGGCCGTATCGATCAGGCAAACGTCAAAGCCGGAACAGTAATTTCAATGCATCCGCATAAGGATGATGAAATTCTCACCTATATGCGTAAAGGCAGAATGCTGCATCTGGATACGGTCGGTAATGAGGAAGAAATTTCTGATACCCGACTGATGCTCATGAACGCCGGACACACCTTCCAGCATGAGGAGCGCATTCTGGGTGAAAAAGGCGAGTCAATGCAGTGTCTGCAGATTTTCATTCGCCCCTCTGAAACCGACCTGGCACCACAGGTTCAGTTTCATGACTTTGGCACGCCTTACAGTGACAATAACTGGCGGCTGATTGCCGGCCCTGAAAACGCGCCGTTAACTTTTCGTTCTCAGACGTGGGTACAGGACACGCGGCTTGCTGAAGGCAGCGAGCTGAAGCTGCCGGCTGTTCCGGTCAGTAACGTGGTGCGCCTGTTATATGTCTTTGAGGGCGTAGCCCGGATCGGTGAAATCACCCTTAATACGGGTGAGAGCATTATTATCGAAGGCGACGACGTTCACACCGTCACCGCGCTGGACAACACTGATCTGGTGCTCTTCACCACTGACCCGGCGGCAAAAGTTTTCCGTGGCGGTATGTTCAGTGGAAATATGCGCCCACGCCTGTAA
- a CDS encoding pirin family protein — MSSILRSDPDATFQKGPFHIRHVRPGHALPAQHDTAFGSLSGIDHADLGTGTLVSMHEHKNDEILSYLMHGTMIHEDRNGQRVALSSQKIMMMNAGESFWHEESAPSEPVEMLQIFIRPREADLEGRVQFLERKKGENLNHWELIAAPEGQGECLEIRQQIYVCDIQLLPDQKTEVPVRQGFATFLYVAEGAIGAGDSRLGKGDGLGSETDLPEITALAPSVLVCFQVKLNAEAVMVGSISGK; from the coding sequence ATGAGTAGCATTCTGCGATCAGACCCTGACGCTACCTTTCAGAAAGGTCCGTTTCATATACGCCACGTAAGGCCGGGGCACGCACTACCGGCACAACATGATACTGCGTTCGGCTCTTTAAGCGGGATTGATCATGCAGACCTTGGAACCGGCACGCTGGTGAGTATGCATGAACACAAAAACGATGAGATTCTCAGCTACCTGATGCACGGCACAATGATTCATGAAGACAGGAATGGTCAGCGGGTCGCGCTATCCTCCCAAAAAATTATGATGATGAATGCGGGAGAAAGTTTCTGGCATGAAGAGTCTGCCCCTTCAGAACCTGTCGAGATGCTTCAGATCTTTATCCGCCCTCGCGAAGCCGACCTGGAAGGGCGCGTACAGTTTCTGGAGCGAAAAAAAGGTGAAAATCTTAACCACTGGGAGCTGATTGCCGCACCAGAAGGTCAGGGAGAGTGTCTGGAAATCCGTCAGCAGATTTATGTCTGTGATATTCAGCTCCTGCCCGATCAGAAAACAGAGGTTCCCGTGCGACAGGGTTTTGCTACCTTCCTCTATGTGGCTGAAGGAGCAATCGGGGCGGGAGACAGCAGGCTCGGAAAAGGTGACGGTTTAGGCAGCGAAACGGATCTGCCAGAGATAACGGCTCTGGCACCATCGGTCCTGGTCTGCTTCCAGGTCAAGCTGAATGCTGAAGCCGTTATGGTGGGTTCAATCAGCGGTAAATAA
- a CDS encoding Lrp/AsnC family transcriptional regulator, translating into MNLTDQQLIALLRDDARMSVTELASRMKVSRATVQKRMEALEQGGVITGYTVKVKPGVEPNRIRAWMNVTVEGTKALAIVQQLRSDPAVYTLHSTNGKWDLLVELRSDSLENFDRTLGRIRRIEGIYNTETSILLSTHKA; encoded by the coding sequence ATGAATCTGACCGATCAACAGTTAATAGCGCTGCTACGTGATGACGCGCGCATGTCCGTGACAGAATTAGCCAGCCGGATGAAAGTTTCGCGAGCGACGGTGCAAAAGCGTATGGAAGCGCTGGAGCAGGGAGGCGTTATTACGGGATACACTGTAAAGGTTAAACCGGGTGTGGAGCCTAACCGCATTCGTGCATGGATGAACGTGACGGTAGAAGGAACGAAGGCGCTCGCAATTGTTCAGCAGTTACGCAGCGATCCGGCGGTTTATACTCTGCACAGTACGAATGGTAAATGGGATTTACTGGTAGAACTACGCTCTGACTCACTGGAGAATTTTGACCGTACTTTGGGGCGAATTCGCCGTATAGAAGGTATATATAATACCGAAACGAGTATTTTACTGTCGACGCATAAAGCCTAG
- the ctlX gene encoding citrulline utilization hydrolase CtlX: MQTAQTVMMVRPAAFRANPETLASNAFQKPSAAVSDVAEQARVAFDAYVAALRHAGVEVLVIDDSAERETPDSLFPNNWIAMLEDGSIYTFPMEAHNRRRERRMDIIADLTKGYEVTRRIDLSGFEARGLYLEGTGSLILDHNSRIAYTCRSSRSSEEAGREFERLSGYSIHWFNARDRHLHPIYHTNVMMSVGLRFAIVCLDSLASKPERLRLVKLLERTGKTIIDVTFAQMEAFTCNVLEVRDQKGQPVYAMSTRAWAAFTPEQQALISGYATLALAPIDIIEDLGGGGARCMVAEIFLAKKMAFS; the protein is encoded by the coding sequence ATGCAAACAGCTCAAACAGTTATGATGGTGCGGCCCGCCGCCTTTCGCGCCAATCCGGAAACCCTGGCAAGCAATGCATTTCAGAAACCGTCAGCGGCCGTCAGTGATGTTGCGGAACAGGCGCGTGTCGCTTTTGATGCCTATGTGGCAGCCTTGCGGCATGCCGGGGTTGAAGTGCTGGTTATTGATGACAGCGCCGAGCGGGAAACGCCAGACTCGCTGTTTCCTAATAACTGGATCGCCATGCTGGAAGACGGTTCCATTTATACTTTTCCCATGGAAGCGCACAATCGCCGGCGTGAACGTCGCATGGATATCATTGCCGACCTGACGAAAGGCTACGAGGTTACACGCCGTATCGATCTGTCGGGTTTTGAGGCTCGCGGTTTGTACCTGGAAGGAACCGGCTCTCTTATTCTCGATCACAACAGCCGCATTGCCTATACCTGCCGTTCATCACGCAGCTCTGAAGAAGCGGGCCGAGAATTTGAACGACTTTCCGGCTACAGCATTCACTGGTTTAATGCGCGCGATCGGCATCTGCATCCGATTTATCACACCAACGTAATGATGAGTGTGGGATTGCGGTTTGCCATCGTATGCCTCGATTCGCTGGCGTCAAAACCTGAACGACTTCGGTTGGTCAAACTGCTTGAGCGGACAGGAAAAACGATTATTGATGTGACGTTCGCGCAGATGGAGGCCTTCACCTGTAATGTGCTGGAAGTCAGAGATCAGAAGGGTCAGCCGGTCTATGCAATGTCAACACGTGCATGGGCCGCATTTACGCCTGAACAGCAGGCGCTCATTTCTGGCTATGCCACACTGGCGCTTGCGCCTATCGACATTATCGAAGATCTCGGTGGTGGTGGTGCACGCTGTATGGTGGCTGAAATCTTTCTGGCAAAGAAGATGGCCTTTTCCTGA
- a CDS encoding LysR family transcriptional regulator — protein MELLNHMSCFVEVVKAQSFRGAAEALGMPNSTLSRKIKELEKFIGLRLLHRTTRKIELTEAGQIYYERSRRIIDEARLAHEQLGSLLAQPQGMLRVSLPADFAVVILAPLIKAFSDFYPGISFDFDLTPRNVDLVSEPYDLAVRMGSLPDSGLIARKLGSLSRSLYASPDYLVQNGTPGNPDELTAHECIGMRQDKPGHWHLHREESRISLRISGRFQMNSIGMMRRFASMGAGIAILPDKIVGEDVADNKLTRVLPDWRAEAVTIYALTETRLLPAKTQVFIEFMREKLSEEAD, from the coding sequence ATGGAACTTCTTAACCATATGTCCTGCTTTGTCGAGGTCGTCAAAGCACAGAGTTTTCGTGGCGCAGCTGAGGCGCTCGGCATGCCTAATTCCACACTGTCCCGTAAAATAAAGGAACTTGAAAAGTTTATCGGTCTCAGGCTGTTACACAGGACGACGCGTAAGATTGAGCTGACCGAAGCCGGTCAGATTTATTACGAACGAAGCCGGCGCATCATTGATGAGGCGCGTCTGGCGCATGAACAGCTGGGTTCCCTCCTGGCTCAGCCGCAGGGCATGCTGCGGGTCTCTTTACCGGCCGATTTTGCGGTGGTTATTCTCGCGCCGCTTATAAAAGCGTTCTCGGACTTTTATCCGGGTATCAGCTTCGATTTTGATTTAACGCCGAGAAATGTTGATTTGGTGTCGGAGCCCTATGATCTGGCTGTTCGCATGGGGAGTCTGCCCGATTCCGGCCTTATTGCGCGCAAGCTCGGGTCGCTTTCGCGCAGCCTTTACGCATCCCCCGACTATTTAGTTCAGAATGGCACTCCCGGTAACCCTGATGAGCTGACGGCTCATGAATGTATTGGTATGCGGCAGGATAAGCCCGGTCACTGGCACTTACATCGCGAAGAAAGCCGGATTAGCCTCAGAATTTCCGGGCGTTTTCAGATGAACAGCATTGGTATGATGCGTCGTTTTGCCTCAATGGGAGCAGGCATTGCGATTTTGCCTGACAAAATTGTCGGGGAAGACGTTGCGGATAATAAACTGACCCGGGTATTGCCTGACTGGAGGGCTGAAGCGGTCACGATTTATGCTCTGACTGAAACGCGGCTGCTACCCGCGAAAACTCAGGTGTTTATTGAATTTATGCGTGAGAAGCTGAGCGAGGAGGCGGACTGA
- a CDS encoding alkene reductase encodes MDKIFTPFKLGHLTLKNRLVMAPMTRSRAEYDGTPADLAVEYYAQRAGVGLIVAEGTQPSDDGQGYLMTPGIYTDAHVVGWKKITSAVHNKGGHLFIQLMHTGRMNHPDNTPHHRQGVAPSAIAPGVQMFTATGMQDIPVPRELTTEEIHNTVADFRYAARRAVEAGADGVEIHGANAYLIHQFLAPSANQRTDEYGGSIENRARFALEVAAAIADEIGADKTAIRLSPGSQIWGINEGEEGPALYRYLVAELNKLGLSYLHIMHMGNEALLGELRVLWTQPLILNRPGKSRESIGDDIQSGLAELESYGQMILANPDFTSRVKTGAPLNSADPATYYGGGVEGYTDYPVMH; translated from the coding sequence ATGGATAAAATATTTACCCCGTTCAAACTCGGGCATTTAACGCTGAAAAACCGTCTGGTGATGGCCCCCATGACCCGTAGCCGTGCTGAATATGACGGCACGCCGGCTGACCTTGCGGTTGAATACTATGCACAGCGCGCCGGGGTGGGTCTGATCGTTGCAGAAGGGACGCAGCCCAGCGATGACGGACAGGGTTACTTAATGACGCCCGGTATTTACACCGACGCGCACGTGGTCGGCTGGAAAAAAATCACCTCAGCCGTTCACAATAAGGGCGGCCATCTGTTCATCCAGCTTATGCATACCGGCCGCATGAATCATCCTGACAATACGCCGCACCATCGTCAGGGCGTGGCACCTTCCGCTATTGCCCCCGGCGTACAGATGTTTACCGCAACCGGCATGCAGGATATTCCGGTGCCTCGCGAACTGACAACGGAAGAAATACACAACACGGTTGCTGATTTCCGCTATGCGGCACGGCGTGCTGTTGAGGCCGGTGCCGACGGCGTGGAAATCCACGGCGCTAATGCCTACCTGATACACCAGTTTTTAGCACCGAGCGCCAACCAGCGCACCGATGAATATGGCGGCTCCATTGAGAACCGTGCCCGTTTTGCGCTGGAGGTGGCGGCAGCCATTGCAGATGAGATTGGTGCAGACAAAACCGCGATCCGTCTTTCTCCGGGCAGCCAGATTTGGGGTATCAATGAAGGTGAAGAGGGCCCGGCGCTTTATCGTTACCTGGTTGCTGAGCTGAATAAGCTCGGACTGAGCTACCTGCACATTATGCATATGGGCAATGAGGCACTGCTGGGTGAACTGCGGGTATTATGGACGCAGCCGCTGATACTGAATCGCCCCGGGAAAAGCAGAGAAAGCATCGGTGATGATATCCAGTCCGGCCTTGCCGAACTGGAATCTTACGGCCAGATGATTCTGGCTAACCCGGACTTTACCAGCCGTGTTAAAACAGGGGCTCCACTGAACAGTGCCGATCCGGCTACCTACTATGGCGGCGGCGTCGAAGGTTACACTGATTATCCTGTAATGCACTAA
- a CDS encoding TetR/AcrR family transcriptional regulator codes for MARPREFDIEEVSLKAMHVFWHKGFEATSLTDLLEATGLSKSSLYDTFSSKRGLFLVAFELFRQERMKALKIHLNSKSNAYDSIESFFRLVLAHANQEEPIGCMSCNEAIELGPHDEEVQQLIAKDFQGIEDALVEAIERGKVDGSIPEFKDSRMHGRALTVTYQGLQVMARSRSVKERLNDALTVVLEALHK; via the coding sequence ATGGCGCGTCCGAGAGAATTCGACATTGAAGAAGTTTCACTCAAGGCCATGCACGTTTTCTGGCATAAGGGCTTTGAAGCAACCTCACTTACCGATCTTCTTGAGGCTACGGGGCTGAGTAAAAGTAGTCTTTATGACACTTTTAGCAGCAAACGCGGGCTGTTCCTGGTTGCATTTGAGCTATTCAGGCAGGAACGCATGAAAGCCTTAAAAATCCATCTGAACAGTAAATCTAACGCATACGACTCAATTGAATCCTTTTTTCGACTGGTTTTAGCGCATGCGAATCAGGAAGAACCGATAGGGTGCATGAGCTGTAACGAGGCCATAGAGCTGGGGCCACACGATGAGGAAGTTCAACAGTTAATTGCTAAAGACTTTCAGGGGATTGAGGATGCTTTAGTTGAAGCTATAGAGCGGGGAAAAGTTGACGGTTCGATCCCGGAATTCAAAGATTCCCGGATGCATGGCAGAGCCCTGACCGTTACTTATCAGGGGCTCCAGGTTATGGCGCGCTCACGCTCAGTGAAAGAAAGGTTAAACGATGCCTTAACCGTGGTACTGGAAGCGCTGCACAAATGA